From the genome of uncultured Bacteroides sp.:
ACGCTTTATTCTCACCTCCGTAAAATCCGGACTGATGGTTATTGATCAGCACCGTGCACATATCAGAGTATTGTTCGACCAATATCTGCAACAGATAAAGAATCACCAGGGAGTTTCTCAAGGGGTTCTTTTCCCTGAAATATTAGAACTTCCGGCTTCGGAGGCGGTAGTATTGCAGGAAATCTCTGATGATCTTGCTGCCATAGGCTTTGACCTGAGCAATCTTGGTGGAGGAAGTTATGCCATAAACGGCGTTCCTTCGGGCATTGAAGGTTTATCTCCTGTTCAGCTGATAAGGAATATGCTGCACACGGCAATGGAAAAAGGTTGCGATGTGAAAGAAGAAGTGCAAGAGACGTTGGCTCTGACTTTGTCCAAAGCTGCTGCCATTGTTTACGGTCAGGTTCTTGGAAATGATGAGATGACCAAATTGGTGGATTCTCTTTTTGCATGCGCCACACCGAATTATACTCCCGACGGAAAAACTGTTTTGTCTTTACTTAAAGAAGAGGATATAGAAAAACTCTTCAAGTAACGGCTTTAAAATAAAGATCTATGGAATACGCTATTTGTTTTGTTCCCAATAATCCTCTTCGGGTAGATCATGATGAATGCTCGGAGATGCTGACTGAACTCCTGTTTGGAGAAGCTTGCACCGTGACAGAATCATGGGGCAACTGGAGTAAAATTATCAATAAAGCCGAAGGATATGTAGGCTGGGTAACTACAAAGATGCTTACCTCGGTTAGTAAAGAGTACTTTGATGCTTACGAACCGGCAGAGCAAAGAGTTTTAACTACACTTTTCTCTCAGGCAGTGAGCGAAACTACCGGTGAAAAGATGTTGCTTACAGGTGGTAGTCTGCTTCCCGAATATCAGGAAGACGGAACATTCAGAGTAAAGAACGATCGATTCCGCATTAATCCTGCCGATGCTCAACCGTTGACTGAATCATTACTGGATACAGCTCTTCGTTTCTTGAATACTCCTTATCTGTGGGGTGGCAAGAATGCTATGGGGATGGACTGTTCCGGACTTACCCAAGTGGTGATGCGTATGCATGGTATCCATATTCTTCGTAATGCTAGTCATCAAGTTACACAAGGCGAACTGGTTTCTTTCCTTTCAGATGCCCAACCGGGCGACTTGGCTTTCTTTGATCATGCCGATGGGAAGATATCACACGTAGGGATGGTGGCCGAAAAGGGATATATTATTCACTGTTCCGGCTCGGTGCATATCGACAAACTTGACGACCAAGGAATCTTCAGCAAAGATCTAAATAAGTACACACACGATCTCCGGTTAATAAAAAGATATAAGTAACGGGATCTTTATAGATTTCCGGTGAGATATTTTTAGCGACCTGCGCAGCTCGCACAAATGAGTTGCGCAGGTCGTTTCTTTGAGTTGCGCAGCTCATTAAAACGACCTGCGCAGGTCGCCGGAAAAATCCCGGCGGATAATGATAAATACGATTATACTAACTTTAAATTATCACCCGAATGAGCATTTTATTTAAGGCGGCGCCCCTCAATGATGCCCGTAAGAAAGAAGAAACACAACTCTATTATGCTGTTCCTCAACGCAAGGAACTGATAACCATTGACGAACTGAGCACGATGATTTCCGGCAGATGTACCGCCACATCGGGCGATGTGAAACTGGTACTCGAGGAGTTTGCCAATACATTGATCAATGAATTGAAAAACGGAAACTCAGTAAAGCTCGATAAGATAGGAACTTTTTCGCTGTCACTCACCTCTAACAAAGTAACCAACCCCGATAAACTTCGTGTTACGGATGTAAAGGTAGGGCGGTTGCTGCTTCGTCCGGCACCATCATTCATGACGAAGATGAAGGATGCTACCTTTGAACGGAAAGGATAAAGCAGTGAAAATGAAAAAATAATTATCTTAATTAGATATAAAATCTTATGAAACAAACGTTACTATTTATAATAATAATTTCTTTATTCACGGTTGGATGTAGCCATGACGAAATAGAATACGGAGTACTTAAGAATGGGAAAATGGTTCTTAATGTAGATTCTGCAGGAACTTTATCAAAATTGATCTCCACAACAGATAAATACTCAATTACTGATTTAACATTATCTGGCAAAATAAATGGGAAAGATATAATGCTTATCCATAATATGGCAGGGCTTGATTCTCTTGGGCATGTAACAGCAGGAAGACTTACTAAAATAAATATGGAAAATGTGAACATTGTAGCAGGAGGATATTTTTATTTTAAAGCTTATGCTAAAAATAATTACGGTTTACCAATATGGTCTATAGGTAGGGCTAATGTTCTCAAAAATGACGAGCTACCTGATTTTATTTTTTTTGGTCTAGATAAAATTACAGAAGTAATTTTACCCAAAGATATAAATTATATTAGTGAAAATGCCTTTGCTAATTGTTCCGAATTAACAACAGTTGGAATACCAGATAAGATTACTTATATTGGTAGTGCTTTTTTTAATTGTCCGAAACTGAAATCTATGAAACTGCCTGGTGAGCTGGTTTCTATTGGCTCTAACGCATTTTTAAATTGCGCAGGATTAACTTCTGTCACAATTGGAAA
Proteins encoded in this window:
- a CDS encoding C40 family peptidase, with amino-acid sequence MEYAICFVPNNPLRVDHDECSEMLTELLFGEACTVTESWGNWSKIINKAEGYVGWVTTKMLTSVSKEYFDAYEPAEQRVLTTLFSQAVSETTGEKMLLTGGSLLPEYQEDGTFRVKNDRFRINPADAQPLTESLLDTALRFLNTPYLWGGKNAMGMDCSGLTQVVMRMHGIHILRNASHQVTQGELVSFLSDAQPGDLAFFDHADGKISHVGMVAEKGYIIHCSGSVHIDKLDDQGIFSKDLNKYTHDLRLIKRYK
- a CDS encoding HU family DNA-binding protein, which gives rise to MSILFKAAPLNDARKKEETQLYYAVPQRKELITIDELSTMISGRCTATSGDVKLVLEEFANTLINELKNGNSVKLDKIGTFSLSLTSNKVTNPDKLRVTDVKVGRLLLRPAPSFMTKMKDATFERKG
- a CDS encoding leucine-rich repeat domain-containing protein translates to MKQTLLFIIIISLFTVGCSHDEIEYGVLKNGKMVLNVDSAGTLSKLISTTDKYSITDLTLSGKINGKDIMLIHNMAGLDSLGHVTAGRLTKINMENVNIVAGGYFYFKAYAKNNYGLPIWSIGRANVLKNDELPDFIFFGLDKITEVILPKDINYISENAFANCSELTTVGIPDKITYIGSAFFNCPKLKSMKLPGELVSIGSNAFLNCAGLTSVTIGNKVTLIGINSFSDCFLLEEIHCKALTPPKTDSSAFSTYTLLYCKLYIPKGSSKAYKSAEVWKDFVNVIEE